The Panicum hallii strain FIL2 chromosome 5, PHallii_v3.1, whole genome shotgun sequence genome contains the following window.
GCTCATTGCAGTGAGTCATTAGTAAATATTACTAATTGTTATACTACAGATATTTTGTGTCCTTTAAGTTCGAATTCAAATTGTTTGACCTTTTTTTAGTTTTCAAATTCAGTGGAAGGATGAAATTTGGACACTTGGCCGCTACCGCATTTTGCATGTTTCCGTGAGTTGTTTGGTAGCTCAAGCACCATGCTGTTAAGGCTAATCTGCTCCAATTATTGCATCGTATGTTACTTTATGAATACTCCAGTGTTCCAAGCAAACTGCCCTTAGAATTTAGGTACAGTCAGAAATAAGTATTAGAATACACCATCATGTTCCAGTGTTCCAAGCCCATTTTTTACTTTATGTGCAGTCAGAAATAAGTATTACCCTACCATCTGAGTCAATGGGTCCATTCTATTTGTTATTCTTGTGAATGTTATGCAATCAGAGTTACATGTTGGAATTTGGTTGTCTTATTCTCTCATGATTCATGATCCATGCGTTATTCTGAACACCATCCAATTATCTACCCATACCACGTTCATTTCCTGAAAGCTCTTTCCAGACTACAGAGTCTAATATTTGAAGTAGCAGCTACGACCAAATTCTCAATGTGGCACAGGTGAAGCTTCGGGTCAGCAGATTGCTTGGAAGAAGCATACCTAATTCAACTCTTCTGGCCGAGGTGAAGTCTCCAAAACCAACCCCTGAAACATTTAGTCCATATTTATTTGATGCATATTTGAGCGTACAGGAGGTAAAAAAAACATAAATTCCTTTGGCATGTTAAGATTAGGCTGTTATTTCCAGCGATCTTCACTTCAGAGCGTGAGGGGAAACTCAGCCTGTTCTTTGATCAAGATATGCTAGATTATAGTTTTCAATCAACCTTGCAATTCGGTTTAATCATCACAAGATATTGTATTAGCAGGTAGTTTACCTAACACACAAATGCGACCTCCTCATTATCTTTGACCGTGCAGGAATACACATCAGTCAGACTAGGGTGACCACTTCATCGAGGCATATTGAGTTAGCTCGTTTCATGCGTCAAGATTCCTTAAGCCGAGATACTTTATTTGAGCAAAATAGCTTTTTTTTCTCATACAACAAGGGTGAACGGTTATATTGCTGCTGATGCTCTAGCTAATAATGTAATGAACATTTAATTAAGAGTTAATTCCATTGAattatattattatattattAGTCAGTCAAGCATGTTAGAGATATTTTATAATAAATATAAATGTACATGAAGTTAGATATATTTTCAGATGAACTATATATATACCTATATTGAGTAAAATTTTTAATACACAAACAATTTTGCAATGGTAATGAAATGATGCTTTGGCTATCTTATTgcaaaaaagaaataaaaaattgGATGCCCATGCGTTGTAAAATATTCTCTTAGCCGCATCATAGGTGAGGATATAAAATAGATATTATTGTACATTTATTTGCATATTTAGTTGGACTTGGATACGATGATGTACCTACGGGTTCAATGGATCTCAATATATTTGGTGCGACAATGTTATATTCAATAGTTATTAATATTATTTGGTAGATTTGGATCTTTTACGCTGGATCTTTTACCTCGTAGCAACACACGGGCATGGATCTAgtgttaaaaaaattaaaaggaTATATCAAATTTTTAGCGCCTCTAGCCTCCTCCCCCGCGAGTTTAACGCAGAATATACACGATGGTAGCGCAAATAGATGTAAATACCTCATAAGTCATGAGATTGCCACGGATAAAAACAATAAAATAGGAGCAGCACGACACGCATTTGCTTCTCATACAGCGGTGAGAGGCTCACTCAATGAACATGTTGCCTTGTTTTTCTTTTATAAACCTTGTCTATCACCCTTCAAAAGGAATTCTTCTCTATTCTGCACGGTGCGAGATGTCAAAATCCATCTCTATTCTCTAGgtggtgtttaacctccaattCCACCGAGGATACCTCCGaagtggtagattgtaggtggggtgtcgccgagatcaggaactcgaaggtgcaagaaataTAAAATTTAGACAGATTCAggctgccgagagcgtaatactctacatcctgtgtggtggtttgtattgccctGAGTGTTGGATGTGTTTCGAGGGGATCCAtacccacccttatatagtctgaaTGGACAGAATTACATGAAAATCCtatcctagccagatacgagcttaTGAGTCCTACCCGAATAGTACTCGGGTAATTTTttttccgactagtcctactatGGTAACCCCTACtatggtacgagtagttacaactgatgtagggcatgggccatgtcccatcttTAACTTAGAATATGTAtgccatgtgcacagtcccgtggccccaggtctgataAGCCTCCGAGCCCTTCGTATTCGAGTACCGCAAGCTTCCGAGTAcatctgaaggcgtcttcgagttcttagCTTCCGAGTAcatctgaaggcgtcttcgagttcttctgaACAccgtcttgaaggtgtcttccgaatactttcttggctgcatcgaggctgtgataTGCTCATTCCCCAAGAACTTATTGTCGCAAATTAGATGATGAATTTCCAgccccgagaacttgttctcaaGCCTGGTATCTCTGCGACGTATGCATCCATGATATTCTTGTTGATATCCCACTCATTGTTGAATTGTTGGACTACCAGCAAGGAGTCACTgtagacaagtagtcgcttgatgcccagagagactgccaggcgtaCCCGTGCAGTAGTGCCTCGTACTTGGCTTCGTTGTTTGAGACCTCAGATAGTATCCGGAAtacatatttgagttgttctcctgttggactgatgaagagtactccGGCGCCACCACCTCCGAGCTTAAGTGAACCATCAAAGTACATCACCCAATGCTCTGGTAGGTTGGCTGGAGCTTCCAtttggttttctcgccattctgccatgaaatcgactagtgcttgcGACTTAATGGCGGTGCGAGGCTTGAAGTTGAGAgtaagagcccccagttccactgcccacttggagatacgTCTAGTGGCATCCTGATTGTGGagtatatccgccaatgggaaatcaATGAAAACTGAGATCTTGTATTCGTGGAAGTAGTGGTGAAGCTTCCTAGAGGTGATAAGTATAGTgtagagtagtttctgaattgatGGGTAATGAATTGAtgggtaacgaaccttggattcagaaaggaTTTCGCTGACAAAGTAGATTAGCCGCTGCACACtgaaggcatggccttcctcttgGCGTTCCACCACTATTGCCGTGCTGATgatgtgagtagtcgcggcaatgtagagtagcaggttctcgccTGGTTATGGAGCTGTGAAGATGGGGTGCGACTGCAGATGATGCTTGAGGTCTTCCAGCGCCTGCTCCGCCTCCTCGGTCTAATGGAACTTGTCCTGTCGCTTTAGCAACTTGAAGAAAGGTAATCCCCATTCTCCAAGTCGCGAGATTAATCTGTTCAGGCCCGCCAtacagcctgtgagcttctggacatccttgatcatccgtGGAGCCCCCATGTctgtgatggcggtgatcttcgggtttgcttcaattcctcgatGACTGAcgatgaaaccgagtagtttccCTTGCGGTAtgccgaagacgcacttggtcggGGTAAGGTTCTACCAAAACTTGCTCAGGCTGCAGATGTTTTCTTCAAGGTCAGAGATGAACTCGTCGTGGGTTCTaatcttgatgaccatgtcatccatgtGGGCTTCCACATTACGGTGTTGCTGGTCAGCGAAGCATAACTGGATAGCctgctgataggtggctcctgcgttcttcagcCCAAAGGACATGGTTGTGTAGGCGTATGCACCGAACAGGGTGATGAACACcgtcttgatctgatcttcttccttgagggcaatctgatggtagcctgagtagcaatcaaggaaagaGAGCAAGACGCAGCCATCCATGGAGTtaatgacttggtcgatgcatgggagcgcgaaggggtccttcgggcagtgtCTGTTGAGATCtgtgtaatccacacacatactccattcattattattcttttttaaaactaatacagggttagctagccactctaggtggtagacttctttaataaaactagCCGCaagtagttttgctaactccttgatggcctccctcttgtctggAGCAAAGCGTtatagtcgttgcttcttcggagtggcttgGGGACGACTTTTACACAGTGCtcaatcagctccttgggcatgCCTGGCGTATTCGCTGGTTTCCATGTGAATATGCCATGGTCGGCTTTATGAAaactgatgagcgcgctttcctatttgtcactcagGCCGCCTCTGATCAAAGCTGTCTTGGATGGATCGCCTTCTCGTAGGTGGATGGTCTTGATGCCGATGTCACTGGGGTTGGGTTTTACCCTAGACTGGCTAGGACTCTGATTAGAGACCTCCATCTCTGTGTCAGCGAGCTTCTGTGCGGCCGCGAAGACTTCTGCCGAAGGTTCTATCACGCGTGATGTTGAggcgtactcgatcgcctctTGGTCGCAGTCATGCGaattcttcaagtcgccgcggagtgTGAGTACCCctatcttgcctggcatcttgagtagcaaGTAGACGTAGTGAGATATGGCCATGAACTTGGCTAGAGCCGATCTGCCGAGGATGGTGTGGTATGACGATTCAAAGTCAACCACCTCGAACTTGACGTACTccgtgcggtagttgtctttgGTACCAAAGGTAACTGGCAGGACCACCGAATTGAGTGGTGTAGCTGCATTCACTGGGACGATACCGTAGAATGGAGCCTTActgggggtgagcatcttggtgatgtccagccccatcttcttcagtgtACTCTCAAAGAgtaggttgaggccgctcctgccgtcgatgagtacttgGGTCAATTGTGAGTCTATCACGATGGGAtctaggacgagcgggaatcttcccggctcggagaagctggtccactgatccTCTCTGGAGAAGGAGATTGGGACCTCACTGTATCTTAGAGGTTTCTATATGACTGGCTCGATAGAAAGGATCTCGCATATGGTCAACTTCTGCGCACGCTTCAAGGGGAAGCCGCTGTCTCCgctgaagatgacgttgacaacgtTCTTTGGATCTTGGAAATCTTTGGCCCCGGACTTGTCGCCCTCGATGTCGTCCTCCTGATCCTTCCGCTTGCCGTCTTGATTAGGTAGTGTAgcgttgagtgacttgcggaggctgaCGTACTATAAGAGAGAATGCTTGGACTTCGGGTGCATCGGACATTGCTTGTGCAGGACTTTCTCAAACTAAATTTggttgttccccgacttcttgccttGCGGATCGCGCTCAACAACCGCGACTTTGTGGTCTGGCTTGCATTTTCGGGGGTTTCCCGAGTTgttccgctggcctttgtcggaGTGGTTGTTGTGGTTGCCTGCTTGTTGTTGTTGCGCTTGGGAAAATGTTtgttctcctcatcctcctggtcggcccaccgtgccatcatgcCGCGGAGTTCCACGGTAGTAGTCAGGTGGTTGCATCCGAAGTCGTGGTAGGTGTGCTTCGAGAAAAAGccattctggaagcagcggatgacatcctcatcggtgatgttggcgatggtggctcgTATCTCAAAGAAACACCGGGTGTAGGACcttagggtctcgttcatctcctgcTTAACCTGGGACAAGTCATGATGTGTACCTACTCGGATCAtagatccctggaagttgtcgatgaaggccctctTGAGATCCTCCCAGGGGTTGGTGGAGTTCGGCTTGAGGCTCTCGAGCCAAGTGAGAGGCACGAATTCCAAGGCAACCAGGAAGTAGAGCGCCTTGGTAGAGTTGGATCCGCCTCACACCTCAATGGCAACAGAGTAGGAGCGAATCCACTGGCGTGGGTCTTGCTTATCGTCGTACTTGGGGATGCCaactggtttgaagtccttggGGTAGGAGCgattggtgatgttggaggtgaacgCGGGGAAGCAGCCACTATCGTCAGCGTCGTGGTACGTGTTAGgtcggtcccttctccttgcctcaATGACACGCCGCACATCATGAccgtcattgatcttctgcctcaGATCAGCCGTAAGGGCATTCTGTAGGCTGGCCTCAGGCTGGGTTTCACCTTGAGGCCTTGTGGTGTGCTGGCTGCGGAGTGGTCATGGAGGTTGTTGCACCTCTTGGTCGATGTTGCACGGGTGGAATGCTGGCCTTGCTAATTCCGTGACCGCCCTGATTGTCTTGGTTGCGTTGGCGGTTGTCGCCCCCCTGGGGTCTGGGTCCACCTCCGGGGGTGCGATTGACCTGTGCAGAGTCACCGTGATGCTCGGATCTCGAGAGGGTATTCCGTGCCGAAGATAATGGATTTTACTCATCGAGTTGCATGAGCGCGCGCTGGGTCAGGTACTGCAGCCTTTGCACCTAGCGGTTTGGCTGCAGTTGTTGAACTAGGAGCGCTGCCTCAGCTATGGTGGCGATCGGGGTGCGGTACTCCCGATCTTCGGCCGCTGCAAAGGCGTTGTTGAGGTTCCTGTGGTACAATGGGTTGCGTGCATGGTTTTCCACATTCTGCCTGCACTTGGTGCACTTCGCATTCTTTAACCACCGGATCCTCCTATGCTCTTCGTTCTCATCCTGGGGAGCGTCCGTCGTGCGCTTGTTGGCGGATACGTCCGCGAGTAGTTTGGCATCATACTCCGGACCTGGCTCATCGTCCTCCGTGTTACAGagggaagccatgtagacttggcAATCCGGCGAGGTCTCAGCCGTATGGCTGCACTCAACTAGCTCTATGCTGCCCTCTTCCTCTTCAGTGATGTGAGAAAGGGGCGTGCCTTCCTAGAAAGGCAGTTCttgcatgaaggccacaaggtggaagtcgtattcgagtagctcagagggctccatgcccttccagtacacgaaccgGCCTTGCGGTGTAGTAGTTATGGTCAGACCCAGGTGATTACCCAAAAAGGATTCAGGGTCATCATCTGAATTCAAGTAGTTGTCGAAGATAGCCCCCCCCGGCAAGCGGTGGGCTCCCTTGTCTCCGATCTTGAGCAGatgatctaagtcctcctctaGGTCGAA
Protein-coding sequences here:
- the LOC112892573 gene encoding uncharacterized protein LOC112892573, which gives rise to MGLDITKMLTPSKAPFYGIVPVNAATPLNSVVLPVTFGTKDNYRTEYVKFEVVDFESSYHTILGRSALAKFMAISHYVYLLLKMPGKIGVLTLRGDLKNSHDCDQEAIEYASTSRVIEPSAEVFAAAQKLADTEMEVSNQSPSQSRVKPNPSDIGIKTIHLREGDPSKTALIRGGLSDK